In Helicobacter bilis, a genomic segment contains:
- the rpsS gene encoding 30S ribosomal protein S19, with amino-acid sequence MARSIKKGPFIDTHLEKKVVKAKAAKDNKPIKTWSRRSTILPEMIGLTFSVHNGRTFVPVYVTENHVGYKLGEFAPTRTFKGHKGSVQKKIGK; translated from the coding sequence ATGGCAAGATCAATTAAAAAAGGTCCTTTTATAGATACTCATCTTGAAAAGAAAGTAGTAAAGGCAAAAGCCGCAAAAGATAATAAGCCCATTAAAACATGGTCAAGAAGAAGCACTATCCTACCAGAAATGATAGGATTAACTTTCAGTGTGCATAATGGTCGCACTTTTGTGCCTGTGTATGTTACAGAGAATCATGTGGGCTATAAGCTTGGTGAGTTTGCCCCAACGCGAACTTTTAAAGGGCATAAAGGCAGTGTCCAAAAGAAAATTGGTAAGTAA
- the rplB gene encoding 50S ribosomal protein L2, which yields MAVKTYKPYTPSRRFMSGLSSADITAKPSVRKLLVKLPVTAGRNNNGRITSRHKEGGAKKLYRIIDFKRNKFNVEGRVAAIEYDPYRNCRIALINYKDGDKRYIIQPSGLKVGDLVIAAEGGLDVKVGFAMKLKNIPIGTIVHNIELHPQAGGAIARSAGASAQIMGREGKYTILRMPSGEMRYILEECMATIGNVGNEDFANISIGKAGRNRHRGIRPQTRGSAMNPVDHPHGGGEGKTGSSGHPVSPWGTPAKGYKTRRKKASDRLIISRRKK from the coding sequence ATGGCAGTAAAAACATATAAACCCTATACACCTAGTAGGAGATTTATGTCAGGTTTAAGCTCTGCTGATATTACAGCAAAGCCTAGCGTGAGAAAACTTCTTGTTAAACTTCCTGTAACAGCAGGTAGAAATAATAATGGTAGAATCACAAGCCGACATAAAGAAGGTGGTGCAAAGAAGCTTTATAGAATCATTGACTTCAAGCGTAATAAATTTAATGTTGAGGGTCGTGTAGCAGCGATTGAGTATGATCCATATAGAAATTGTCGCATTGCTCTCATTAACTATAAAGATGGTGATAAACGCTATATCATTCAGCCTAGTGGCTTAAAAGTTGGCGATTTGGTTATCGCGGCTGAAGGTGGGCTTGATGTAAAAGTAGGCTTTGCAATGAAGCTTAAAAATATCCCTATAGGAACAATCGTTCATAATATTGAGTTACACCCACAAGCAGGTGGTGCGATTGCAAGAAGTGCTGGTGCATCAGCACAGATTATGGGGCGTGAAGGTAAATATACAATCTTGCGTATGCCAAGTGGTGAAATGCGATACATTTTAGAAGAGTGTATGGCGACAATCGGTAATGTAGGGAATGAAGATTTTGCAAATATATCTATCGGTAAGGCAGGTAGGAATCGTCATAGAGGTATCCGCCCACAAACTCGTGGTAGTGCTATGAACCCAGTAGATCACCCACATGGTGGTGGTGAGGGTAAAACTGGCTCAAGCGGTCATCCTGTATCGCCTTGGGGAACGCCAGCTAAAGGCTATAAGACAAGACGCAAAAAAGCGAGTGATAGACTTATCATATCAAGACGAAAGAAGTAA
- a CDS encoding 50S ribosomal protein L23: protein MADITDIKTILYTEKSLGLQESGVMVVQTSTRMTKNRLKQIFKEYFGFTPLKINSLRQDGKTKRFRGKEGQRADFKKFYVKIPEGANIDSLAV from the coding sequence ATGGCAGATATAACAGATATTAAAACGATTTTATATACAGAAAAATCTTTAGGATTGCAAGAAAGCGGTGTTATGGTTGTCCAAACTTCTACACGCATGACAAAAAACAGATTAAAGCAAATCTTTAAAGAATATTTTGGTTTTACACCTTTAAAAATAAACTCTTTGAGACAAGATGGTAAAACAAAGCGTTTTCGTGGTAAAGAAGGTCAAAGAGCTGATTTTAAAAAGTTTTATGTAAAGATTCCAGAAGGTGCGAATATTGATTCGCTTGCCGTATAG
- the rplD gene encoding 50S ribosomal protein L4: MSKAIMLDGKFAKGAEVALPERYAEIKEHNLYLYVKSYLASLRANNAQAKTRGKVSGGGKKPWAQKGGGRARAGSITSPVFVGGGVSHGPSNNRNYDLKINKKQKRLALEYALQQKANEGKLFIIESINVESGKTKDAFAQFKALGQRSTLFVTQVSNEKTFLAFRNLQSCYLADASELNAYLVAAFRSVVIEKAVFDELVKRG, encoded by the coding sequence ATGAGTAAGGCAATTATGTTAGATGGCAAGTTTGCCAAAGGTGCTGAAGTAGCATTGCCAGAGCGTTATGCAGAGATTAAAGAACACAACTTGTATCTTTATGTGAAGTCGTATCTTGCTAGTCTTCGTGCAAACAACGCACAAGCAAAAACAAGAGGCAAAGTAAGCGGTGGCGGTAAGAAGCCATGGGCTCAAAAAGGTGGCGGTAGAGCGCGTGCTGGTAGCATTACTTCTCCTGTGTTTGTTGGCGGTGGTGTAAGTCATGGTCCAAGCAATAACAGAAACTATGATTTAAAGATTAATAAAAAGCAAAAAAGATTAGCTCTTGAATATGCTTTACAACAAAAAGCAAATGAGGGTAAGCTCTTTATTATAGAATCTATCAATGTAGAAAGTGGCAAAACAAAAGATGCGTTCGCACAATTTAAAGCACTAGGGCAAAGAAGCACATTATTTGTAACACAAGTGAGTAATGAAAAAACATTTCTTGCATTCCGCAATTTACAATCGTGTTATTTAGCTGATGCGAGTGAGTTAAACGCATATCTTGTAGCAGCATTTAGAAGCGTTGTGATTGAAAAAGCGGTGTTTGATGAACTTGTAAAAAGAGGTTAA
- the rplC gene encoding 50S ribosomal protein L3 — protein MEFIVQKVGMSRIIATPSQAVTLLKVLNAKVCKLEENGKALVAYSKGKTCNKSIEGNQKKYNLSKEFNRFATLKVANTEVGDLDMSSLSDGKVVKASFKTKGRGFSGAMKRWNFQGGPAAHGSRFHRRLGSIGNREWPGRVQPGKKMAGHYGDELVSVRSEIISFDTQSGILVLKGSVAGYNGAYGKITILDKKGSK, from the coding sequence ATGGAATTTATAGTGCAAAAGGTAGGTATGAGTCGTATTATCGCTACGCCTAGCCAAGCTGTAACGCTACTAAAAGTATTAAATGCTAAAGTATGTAAGCTAGAAGAAAATGGTAAGGCTTTGGTTGCCTACTCTAAAGGAAAAACATGCAATAAAAGCATTGAAGGTAATCAAAAGAAGTATAATCTAAGCAAGGAATTTAACCGCTTTGCTACACTAAAGGTTGCAAATACTGAAGTTGGCGATTTAGATATGTCTAGCCTTAGCGATGGCAAGGTTGTAAAAGCAAGTTTTAAGACAAAAGGTCGTGGTTTTAGTGGTGCAATGAAGCGTTGGAATTTTCAAGGTGGTCCAGCAGCACATGGTAGTAGATTCCATAGAAGACTTGGTTCTATTGGGAATAGAGAGTGGCCGGGTCGAGTTCAGCCGGGTAAAAAAATGGCAGGACATTATGGTGATGAGCTTGTGAGTGTGAGAAGTGAGATTATTTCTTTTGATACACAAAGCGGTATCCTTGTGTTAAAGGGTTCTGTGGCAGGGTATAATGGTGCTTATGGTAAAATCACTATTTTAGATAAAAAAGGTAGTAAATAA
- the rpsJ gene encoding 30S ribosomal protein S10: MQKIRLKLKAYDHRVLDRSIAAIVSAVKRTGSEIIGPVPLPTRKRRYTVLRSPHINKDSREQFEIRIHSRIIDIMSATGETVDSLMKLDLAPEVDVEVMSMDK; the protein is encoded by the coding sequence ATGCAAAAGATTAGGCTAAAGTTGAAGGCTTATGATCACAGAGTGCTTGATCGCTCGATAGCAGCCATTGTCAGTGCGGTAAAGAGGACGGGTTCTGAAATCATTGGACCAGTGCCCTTGCCAACTAGAAAAAGACGATATACGGTTTTGCGTTCCCCGCATATCAATAAAGATTCTAGAGAGCAATTTGAGATACGCATACACAGCAGAATCATCGACATTATGTCTGCGACAGGAGAGACCGTTGATAGTCTTATGAAGCTTGACTTAGCCCCAGAGGTTGATGTTGAAGTAATGTCAATGGATAAATAA
- the flgB gene encoding flagellar basal body rod protein FlgB, with protein sequence MESLSKALGTSFETSKAYNLVYSALDYRSLRQDLIASNMANVDTPFYRPRDVHFEDMLAEKASQIFDNKSRAETLKLTQALPQHLPSGLADPLTGSLFFRDGHLARNDGNSVDLDVETSEMGKNSVMYQALTSALKKHKGIFAYALESSKNL encoded by the coding sequence ATGGAAAGTCTATCAAAAGCATTAGGGACTTCGTTTGAAACATCAAAGGCGTATAATCTAGTGTATAGTGCGCTGGATTATCGTTCTTTGCGACAAGACCTTATTGCAAGCAATATGGCAAATGTAGATACGCCTTTTTATCGTCCTAGAGATGTTCATTTCGAGGATATGCTTGCCGAGAAAGCGAGTCAGATTTTTGACAACAAGTCTCGAGCTGAAACCTTAAAACTAACTCAGGCGTTGCCACAGCATTTACCTAGCGGACTTGCAGATCCTTTGACTGGCTCTTTATTCTTTCGGGATGGACACCTTGCAAGGAATGATGGGAATAGCGTGGATTTGGATGTAGAAACAAGTGAAATGGGTAAAAACTCTGTTATGTATCAAGCGCTTACTTCAGCGTTGAAAAAACATAAAGGGATTTTTGCTTACGCTTTAGAATCTAGTAAGAATTTGTAG
- the flgC gene encoding flagellar basal body rod protein FlgC: MFMSTFDISGYGLSAQRVRVNVISANIANANTTRTDEGGPYRRQEVVFRAFDFNKQLNKRLAKDNNLVEYKDPLEEGAYGKKPVPPITSVYIDKIVRDDNKPLMKYDPTHPDANAQGYVAYPNVNPVVEMADLVEATRAYQANVAAFQSAKNMASNAITMFQA, encoded by the coding sequence ATGTTTATGAGTACTTTTGATATTAGTGGTTATGGTTTGTCGGCACAGAGGGTGCGCGTGAATGTCATTTCTGCAAACATTGCAAATGCAAACACTACGCGAACTGATGAGGGCGGACCATATAGGCGACAAGAGGTTGTATTTCGTGCCTTTGATTTTAATAAGCAATTAAATAAAAGGTTGGCAAAGGACAATAATCTTGTGGAATATAAAGATCCACTTGAAGAAGGTGCGTATGGCAAAAAGCCTGTGCCACCGATCACAAGTGTGTATATTGATAAGATTGTAAGGGACGATAATAAGCCGTTGATGAAGTATGATCCAACACACCCTGATGCAAATGCGCAAGGCTATGTTGCATACCCTAATGTTAATCCTGTTGTCGAAATGGCCGATTTAGTAGAAGCCACTAGAGCATATCAAGCGAATGTGGCGGCATTTCAAAGTGCGAAAAACATGGCAAGCAATGCTATCACTATGTTTCAAGCGTAA
- the fliE gene encoding flagellar hook-basal body complex protein FliE — MAQVTHIAAPGLADISLTDVSNEVRGRQGDFSSLLKQSLDELNASQEVSDRALADMASGQVKDLHQAAITIGKAETSMKLMLEVRNKAISAYKEILRTQI; from the coding sequence ATGGCACAAGTTACACATATTGCAGCACCCGGTCTTGCTGATATTTCTCTAACAGATGTAAGCAATGAGGTTAGAGGAAGACAAGGCGATTTTTCATCGTTATTGAAGCAGTCTCTTGATGAACTCAATGCTTCTCAAGAAGTATCAGACAGAGCGTTGGCAGACATGGCAAGCGGACAGGTTAAGGATTTACACCAAGCAGCCATCACTATTGGTAAAGCAGAAACCAGCATGAAGCTTATGCTTGAAGTGCGAAATAAGGCTATCAGTGCGTATAAAGAGATTTTACGCACTCAAATTTAA